The genomic stretch GCAGTTTGTTTGTCTGGGATGGAAATTAAAGTATCTTTGTTAGGGCACAGCCAACGTGGCAAGGTGCCTGCACACGGGTATTCGGAAACAACAATCCGACGTGGATATGACACGAACTATGTGGCAGTGCTTTATTACTTTTCCATGCACGATGCTGTCATATGCATGGAACTAAAATGAATACAATATTTTCATTTAACTAGAACTAGAATGATTGGGTTCATCACATGATTCAACCACTCGCACTCACAATCGATTAAggatataaaaaaaaaagtggtaACATTATATCATATATCTTGAGGAATAAGTATCAACTATATTTAAGCCTATATCACGACTAGACACTTTTTTCAATGGTATGATATTACAACAACAATAGCTATGATACCAAGAGGTGCAAGTAATTATCTTTTGCTCACAGGATTGAGCATGCTACTAATTTACAGTAGCACTATAGTTTACTGCAATAGTACTATACGGCAGTTGGCACCGCAAAATGCGCTTGCGAAAGTTATCAACACGCAAACTGTATATTTTATCGATTACGACAAGCGTACGCACGTCAGTGTGGTCGCGGCATGGATATCTTGCTGCCAGTCCGTGGCTATAAATGGTGCCGGCTGAACCGTTCCCTGTATTATTGCGACTACACTTACTCTCTTATTTACGATTTCAGTTTTTAActtcttgttgtttaatttTGCTCCTCCCTGTATCATGTCCTTGAGTCCATCCGTTGCTTCTATACCAGATCTATCTTATTTTCCAATGTATTCCCATGCTTGTTGATTTTTTTCCTACCATGGGCACAAAATCATGCTCATGGTTCAAGTAGAATAAATAAGCTGTATGATATTACGTTCAACAGTTCTAGTATGATACATGTAAATCGTCTCATTTAAGTGAAAAGTCTCATTTGGATCTATTTCTATTTTACACGTCAGAGTAAtatggtgacttcatcaatctcaaaGATATACCAACTTAGGTGGTTCTCGTGCAGATAAGGTGTACATACATCATAGTGGTAAGTGTAGCATATGCACCGTGTTTCGGGGGGAAAAAACAAGAACACCACATCACATATATCATGCCAAATTACATAAATTTACTGCAGGCTCACCCTGCACAAAGTGCCACACGGTATTCACTTCAAAAGAAGAGTGCCACACGGTATTCACTTCAAAAGAAGAGTTCCACGCGGTATACCAAACCACATCTCCATGATCCATCCTATCACATTGGCATGGGACAAATTTCTCCTACGTGGCCACCCTCTACCCCACCACTAGTGACCTGGAAATACAGTCTCTTAGACAAAGTCTCTTGAGAGAAGGTTGTAGAATGCAGAAGCATATACATGTCACTTGACATATCCAGCCACCAAAAAGTTTACAACATCTTCAAGCTACACAGGTTCAAGACAACAGCCCCACTGGCAAGACCCCAAGCACCGAAACTGATGATCCCCTATAAATACAGACATCGGGGCCTAAAAATTTCCATGCACACAAATAAATCACTTGACATATACACATCACACACACATTACACCTACCATAGTAGTAGAAAGTAGAATCACAAGGGTCTCACCGTTCCAAGAAACCACACCAAGTAGCCATCACTCGAAGCCCAAGTAGTGCACTAGCTAGGTACTTAGATAGCGTGTGTTAGTATAAGAGGAAGGAATTGTTGATGGATGACATATCCTCCATGGCTACGGGTAGGTACCgacggtgggcggcggcgagctgtgGCGCCGACCCGAGCGACCCCACGACATGGTACGCGTGGGCGCACCGCGGCCACCGTCTCTGGGCGGCCATGCCGGACGCCTTCTGGATCTACATGTACAAGGTCCACCGGTGTCCGCAGCTGAGCAGCCACGACTGGACGAGGTGCCCGTACGCGCACAACGGGGAGCGCGCCCGGCGGCGCAACCCGCGCCGCTTCTCCTACCTCGCCGTCACCTGCCCGGCGTTCCGCGAGTcgcagcagcaccagcacctggcccggacgggggcggcggcgtcgtgcaTGCACGGGCTCCAGTGCCGCTACGCGCACGGCGTGTTCGAGCTGTGGCTGCACCCGGCGCGCTTCCGCACCACCATGTGCCAGGGCGGCTTGGCGTGCCCGCGCCGGGTCTGCTTCTTCGCGCACTTCCCGGCAGAGCTAAGGGCCGAGAACGACCCCGTGCCGCTCGCCGgcctcccgccgctgccgccgctccgcGTCCCGCCGGCGCCTGAGCCCCTCTCGTTCCCGCGCCGAGTGGACCTCGCCATGCAGGCCATGCTGGGCAAGGTCCGCCTGTACGACGGCGATGACGCCTCTTCGTCATCACCAACTGCTCCTGCTGTCGCCGCTTTTGCCACGGCGACGCCGGTGCTGGCGCTGCCGCTGGCATCGGTgccggacgacgacgaggatccCGCCGCCGGCAAGCACGGCTCCGTTTACGGCGACTACCCGCATTTCGACCTCATCAGGGACATGGTTGATGACGATGAGCGAGAAAGCTAGGTGAGAAAGTGGTAACAACCGGACGAGAGTCCGTGCATGCGTCCATCTACGTTTTAGCGTTTCTGTCTGATGCTTACACTTCACATGTCATCAGCGCAGTGCATGGCGTCCAAGCGTGCGTCCAAGCGCAGTACATGCGCCAGGTGGAGGGAGGTGCTCTGGACTGTATAGATCTCTCTGTCACTGCAGCTATAGCCTATAGGGTGTGTAATTACTTGATAGATGAATTGTTTATAAAATTAACTTCCTATGTAATTATGTGGACGTTTATGCACTTGACAAGTGAATGATTTGTAAATTCACCAATATTATCATAGTGAGTATAAACTCACGTTTTCTTGGGTTATTTCTTTGGATTGCGTTTGGTGTGTGCTTATATGTGCCAGATTATAATCGGATCAACGATGAGATGCACGATGCACAAGTGTTAACCAAATTCAGTTTGATGCTGCTTCGGATAAACACCAGGACTCGATCCTGGTAGCCCTGACAAGTTACAACCAATTATTTCGGTTCCACATCCACTGTACAGAGAACAGAGGTCACGGCATGGAACCACAACGTTTTCCCGTGGCGAGGATGGCTGCGCATTCCGAGGGTGCGCGCTTGTGCTTATTCCTGCTATGGGCATGGCACCACCTGCTACAGAGCAGACTGGAACAGCATCTCGGCCAGCTCCTGCACCAGGAAACCACAAGATAATACAGTTAGCAACCACCATCCCGGAGCTACTTGTATTCTTACTACGACTCTGTGGTGTGCCGAGGACGCCTGTATTGTCATTCCAATTTTACCTGCTTGCCGGATGGAACAGTGGGTTCACCCCACTCCAGAACCTTCTTTTCTAGCGTCTCAAAGTCTCCTTTCCCGGCCTGTTCGAAGCCATGCAACAAAGTTACAACCTTCAATTTCAACCCTTCCAGGGTAAGAAATCAAACCCTCAACTTGTAAAGTGGTGTACCTCGATCAAGGCGCCAATTTCGCTGTCAAAGCTCTGGTAGCGCTTGCGGACAAGCTCATCCAAGGAACCATCCTGACAACACAAGACAAAAAAATTTAATTCAGAAACCTGCATATGAAAAATGTAGCAGGTCATAACGTTTTCAGTCACCTCAATTAGCTTGGCGACGTTGCGGAGGCCACGGGCCAGGGTATCCATTCCTGATATATGAGCAATAAATATGTCCTCAACATCAGTACTTTCCCTCCGCCTGTCATCATAAAAGAATTACAATTAATTTCACTTGAATTAGAGATCAgtttacagaaaaaaaaacaatgacaATATGCACTAACAATTTGGCATCAAAGTTGAATCCACCAGGCGCAAGCCCCCCCTGTTGACAAAACGAGATGCATCAAACTCATAGTGACATGTTAATGTTAAAAGGAAACCAAAACAGGTAGCCCACAGGCAACTTCTGATCTGAGTACAAGTGAGAGAGCCGATTCATGCCACTCACATTCTTAACTACACTTGACATAACCAAAGTAGCCTCAGCAATGTCTGTCATGAACTGATCTGTGTCCCAACCTGTACATAAGGAAAAGGTAAAGTTACTATGTATGTACGCCtcaaattttcttttcttttctttctaaaaAATATGCTTGTATGCTCCCAGTGTAACACAACGGAGAATATTGGGTCAGATTCTTATCAATCAAACAAAGGAGTTACAAACAACGCTGAAACATACCGACTTGTGGATCACCAGTGTTTGCATCGATATTTCCAAGCAGCCCATTAATCCGTGCAGTCTCCAGTTCATGATGGCAGCTGCAAGTTTAAAATGCAGTTATGATAATATCACTTTAAGCTATTATTCGACTGAAGCTACGCAAGGAAAAAAAGTTACCTATGTCCAGATAGAGTAGCATGGTTGCACTCAACATTAATCTTGAACTCTCCTGTG from Setaria italica strain Yugu1 chromosome II, Setaria_italica_v2.0, whole genome shotgun sequence encodes the following:
- the LOC101772787 gene encoding zinc finger CCCH domain-containing protein 10 codes for the protein MDDISSMATGRYRRWAAASCGADPSDPTTWYAWAHRGHRLWAAMPDAFWIYMYKVHRCPQLSSHDWTRCPYAHNGERARRRNPRRFSYLAVTCPAFRESQQHQHLARTGAAASCMHGLQCRYAHGVFELWLHPARFRTTMCQGGLACPRRVCFFAHFPAELRAENDPVPLAGLPPLPPLRVPPAPEPLSFPRRVDLAMQAMLGKVRLYDGDDASSSSPTAPAVAAFATATPVLALPLASVPDDDEDPAAGKHGSVYGDYPHFDLIRDMVDDDERES